From Leptolyngbya sp. KIOST-1, one genomic window encodes:
- a CDS encoding ABC transporter ATP-binding protein: MVKRYHFPVRRRSNPRSLSTQSLLRGLWEHLSPRRRWQLPGLVGLMLASGLAEAVTLGAVLPFLGVIVAPEQIFDYPAAARLAIWLGLTTSDQLVLPLTVAFAMAALVAGALRLLVLWAIKNYVQRVGHELSVEVYRRTLYQPYQVHIARNSSEIISSVEKVNTVMAAVTQALTLTSATVMVTAIVLALVAVSPWLAATAFVGFGSLYAGIVAITRPRLARNSRIMSRALTQKIKALQEGMGGIRDVLLNHTQPFYYELYRQADWPFRQAKAENAFIAGSPRYGMEALGMVLIAAIAYGLSQQVGGGAMALPLLGTLALGAQRLLPAQQQMFAAWAFLRGDQGSAEDVMKLLGQPLPQSFLQPPPPPLEWHRAIEFAGVSFRYSEESPWVLQDISFTIPKGVRVGIIGTTGSGKSTTLDILMGLLEPSVGQVLVDGLSLQEEYCRAWQQTIAHVPQHIYLADTTLAENIALGVLKESIDLAKLKKAAEQAQISEFIESCPGGYWAEIGERGIRLSGGQRQRIGIARALYRQASVLIFDEATSALDNATEKEVMAAINGLGNDLTILVIAHRLSTVERCDWIVKLSDGKVVAQGRYQDFLEQSGSFKKIVTL, from the coding sequence ATGGTTAAGCGCTACCATTTCCCCGTTCGGCGTCGTTCCAATCCACGTAGCCTCAGCACTCAATCGCTTCTTCGGGGGCTGTGGGAGCACCTCAGCCCCCGCCGCCGGTGGCAGCTCCCTGGTCTGGTGGGGCTCATGCTGGCCAGTGGCTTAGCGGAGGCTGTTACCCTGGGGGCGGTGCTGCCTTTTTTGGGCGTCATCGTTGCTCCAGAGCAGATTTTTGACTACCCGGCAGCGGCCCGTCTGGCGATTTGGTTGGGGCTAACCACTAGTGACCAGCTAGTGCTGCCGCTCACGGTGGCCTTTGCTATGGCGGCCCTGGTGGCTGGAGCCCTGCGGCTGTTGGTACTGTGGGCCATCAAAAACTATGTGCAGCGGGTGGGCCATGAGCTGTCGGTAGAGGTGTATCGGCGTACGCTGTACCAGCCCTATCAGGTGCACATTGCCCGCAACAGTAGCGAAATCATCAGCTCGGTAGAAAAGGTGAACACGGTGATGGCCGCTGTGACCCAGGCGCTGACGCTGACCAGCGCTACGGTGATGGTAACAGCCATTGTGCTGGCGCTGGTGGCGGTCAGCCCGTGGTTGGCGGCGACGGCGTTTGTGGGCTTTGGCAGTCTCTATGCCGGAATTGTTGCCATTACTCGACCTCGCTTAGCCCGTAACAGCCGCATTATGAGCCGCGCGCTGACTCAAAAGATTAAGGCTCTCCAGGAGGGGATGGGGGGCATTCGCGATGTTTTGCTCAACCACACGCAGCCCTTCTACTATGAGCTGTACCGCCAGGCGGACTGGCCCTTTCGCCAGGCCAAGGCAGAAAATGCGTTTATTGCTGGCAGCCCTCGCTATGGCATGGAGGCGCTGGGGATGGTGCTGATTGCGGCGATCGCCTACGGCTTGAGTCAGCAGGTAGGGGGTGGGGCAATGGCGCTGCCCCTGCTGGGAACGCTGGCGCTAGGAGCACAGCGACTATTGCCAGCGCAGCAGCAGATGTTTGCGGCCTGGGCGTTTTTGCGAGGCGATCAAGGATCTGCGGAGGATGTAATGAAGCTGCTGGGACAGCCGCTACCCCAAAGTTTTTTGCAGCCGCCGCCTCCGCCGCTGGAGTGGCACAGGGCGATCGAGTTTGCAGGGGTCAGTTTTCGCTACTCGGAGGAATCTCCCTGGGTACTCCAAGATATCTCGTTTACGATTCCTAAGGGGGTGCGGGTTGGCATCATTGGCACAACGGGTAGCGGTAAAAGCACGACGTTGGATATTTTGATGGGGCTGCTAGAGCCATCGGTTGGGCAAGTTTTAGTGGATGGCTTGTCTTTGCAGGAAGAGTATTGTCGAGCTTGGCAACAGACTATTGCCCATGTTCCTCAGCACATCTATTTGGCTGATACAACGTTAGCTGAGAATATTGCACTAGGTGTATTAAAGGAGTCAATTGATTTAGCTAAACTTAAAAAAGCAGCGGAGCAAGCGCAAATTTCTGAGTTCATTGAATCCTGCCCTGGAGGCTACTGGGCAGAAATTGGAGAGAGAGGTATTCGGCTAAGTGGGGGACAGAGGCAACGGATAGGAATAGCCCGAGCACTATATCGACAGGCATCAGTTTTAATATTTGATGAGGCGACCAGTGCGTTAGATAATGCTACAGAAAAAGAAGTAATGGCCGCTATCAATGGCCTAGGTAACGATCTGACTATTTTAGTGATTGCCCATAGACTAAGTACGGTAGAACGCTGTGACTGGATTGTAAAATTGAGTGATGGGAAAGTAGTAGCTCAAGGACGTTATCAAGATTTTTTGGAGCAATCCGGGAGCTTTAAAAAAATAGTGACACTATGA